The nucleotide sequence TCGGGACCGTCGAGGAAGGACCCGACGAGCTGCGCGGGCGCACGGTCTTCTGCCTGTACCCGCACCAGACGCGCTACGTCGTCCCGGCGTCCGCGGTGACCCCGGTGCCCGAGGCGGTGCCGGCGCGGCGGGCGGTCCTGGCCGGCACGGTGGAGACCGCGGTGAACGCGCTGTGGGACGCCGCGCCGCTGGTCGGCGACCGGATCGCGGTGGTCGGCGGCGGGATGGTCGGCTGCTGCGTCGCGGCCGTGCTGGCCCGCTTCCCCGGCGCGCGGGTGCAGCTCGTCGACGCCGATCCGGCCCGCGCCGGTACCGCCGCCGCGCTCGGTGTCGACTTCGCCTCGCCCGAGGACGCGGCCGGCGCCCGCGACCTGGTCATCCACGCCAGCGCCACCTCCGCCGGGCTGGCCCGCTCGCTGGAGCTGCTCGCCCCGGAGGGCACGGTGGTGGAGCTGAGCTGGTACGGGGACAGCGCGGTCACCATCCCCCTCGGCGAGCACTTCCACTCCCGCCGGCTGACCGTCCGCGGCAGCCAGGTCGGCACGGTGTCGCCGGCGCAGAAGGGGCGGCGCACCTACGCGGACCGGCTCGCCCTGGCGCTGGAGCTGCTCGCCGACCCGGCCTTCGACGCGCTGCT is from Phytohabitans houttuyneae and encodes:
- a CDS encoding zinc-dependent alcohol dehydrogenase, producing MTLRGRAFWLGSPGAGEIRPVTLDPPGPDEVVVRALWSGVSRGTETLVFRGGVPHSQHAAMRAPFQEGDFPAPVKYGYLNVGTVEEGPDELRGRTVFCLYPHQTRYVVPASAVTPVPEAVPARRAVLAGTVETAVNALWDAAPLVGDRIAVVGGGMVGCCVAAVLARFPGARVQLVDADPARAGTAAALGVDFASPEDAAGARDLVIHASATSAGLARSLELLAPEGTVVELSWYGDSAVTIPLGEHFHSRRLTVRGSQVGTVSPAQKGRRTYADRLALALELLADPAFDALLTGESTFDELPALLPKLASGEVPALCHLVRYDTDPGG